From Rubrivirga sp. SAORIC476, a single genomic window includes:
- a CDS encoding DUF5916 domain-containing protein, with the protein MTRALLLSLSFLLALGVTAQAPAPSAAEAVRADDGSLVVRAPRVDVAPTLDGRLDDAAWAAARPADGFRQQTPQPGAAPAFQTEVRVVRDADALYVGARMHDSAPDSVVARLFRRDTNGYSDWFTVQIDSYDDDRSAFAFALNPRGVRRDYLLSNDTQQDDDWDAVWDGAAAVHADGWVAEIRIPLSQIRFQSGTPEWGINFTRRTARLGETSSWSPLSVQDDRYVSLFGTLAGVATAEPGRGLEVRPYAVTRATRAPVVEGNPFDERAALASSVGADLTYQLGSGLTVTATVNPDFGQVEADPSEVNLSAYETFFSERRPFFQEGTDIFQTTGATLFYSRRIGREPSAIVPEARYLDAPEASTILGATKLSGQVGDWSVGALSALTARESAPFVTGAGVEGVAAVEPATSYNVVRAQRRFRDGATTVGAIGTGVHRMQLDTPSLADRLPGDAVAGGVDVNHRFGQGTYQAFAAAFGSSVSGSAASIARLQRASARYYQRPDADHLAYDPERTRLSGVSALAGVSKIRGAFTYSGLVLGTSPGFELNDIGYLRQADQIAQEASVAYTLTQPSPAVRYLRLALYQSAGWTWGGEQTLLRLAPSVSTTFSSLWSAAISGDFRTGALDVAALRGGPALRTDPSVGVSGSVATDRRRPLRLIADGAADWRLGTTGRSLSAGLEASYRPAPNATLSLRLSGAHVSRPDQYVTTRSRASALDYVVGQLDQSSVSVTLRGDIALTPDLTVQLYAQPFLAAGRYDRFARVADPGARRPEDRYRALDATLDTDGAAYAVDADADGTADYAIGRPDFSVAEMNTNAVLRWQYRPGSALFLVWSRGQSQFDPSGTLDPLNGFPDLFLAEPRDTVLLKLSYWFGG; encoded by the coding sequence ATGACCCGCGCCCTCCTCCTCTCCCTCTCCTTCCTCCTCGCCCTCGGCGTGACCGCCCAGGCGCCTGCGCCCTCCGCGGCGGAGGCCGTGCGAGCGGACGACGGGTCGCTCGTGGTCCGCGCCCCCCGTGTCGACGTCGCCCCCACCCTGGACGGGCGCCTCGACGACGCTGCCTGGGCCGCCGCCCGTCCGGCCGATGGCTTCCGACAGCAGACGCCCCAGCCCGGCGCGGCGCCCGCGTTTCAGACCGAGGTCCGCGTCGTCCGCGACGCCGACGCGCTCTACGTCGGTGCCCGGATGCACGACAGCGCCCCGGACTCGGTGGTCGCCCGCCTCTTCCGCCGCGACACGAACGGCTACTCCGATTGGTTCACGGTCCAGATCGACAGCTACGACGACGACCGCTCGGCCTTCGCGTTCGCCCTCAACCCGCGGGGCGTCCGCCGCGACTACCTCCTCTCCAACGACACCCAGCAGGACGACGACTGGGACGCCGTCTGGGACGGCGCCGCCGCGGTCCACGCCGACGGCTGGGTGGCCGAGATCCGCATCCCGCTCTCTCAGATCCGCTTCCAGAGCGGCACGCCCGAGTGGGGCATCAACTTCACCCGCCGGACGGCCCGCCTCGGCGAGACGAGCTCGTGGAGCCCGCTCTCGGTCCAGGACGACCGCTACGTGTCGCTCTTCGGCACCCTGGCGGGCGTGGCCACCGCCGAGCCCGGTCGCGGCCTCGAAGTCCGGCCGTACGCCGTCACCCGCGCCACCCGGGCGCCGGTCGTGGAGGGCAACCCGTTCGACGAGCGGGCCGCCCTTGCCAGCTCCGTCGGCGCCGACCTGACCTACCAGCTAGGCTCCGGCCTGACGGTGACCGCGACGGTGAACCCAGACTTCGGGCAGGTCGAGGCCGACCCCTCGGAGGTCAACCTCTCGGCCTACGAGACCTTCTTCTCGGAGCGCCGCCCGTTCTTCCAGGAGGGCACCGACATCTTCCAGACGACGGGCGCGACGCTCTTCTACTCGCGGCGCATCGGACGCGAGCCCTCCGCCATCGTGCCCGAGGCGCGCTACCTCGACGCCCCGGAGGCGTCGACCATCCTGGGGGCGACGAAGCTCTCCGGCCAGGTCGGCGACTGGAGCGTCGGCGCGCTCTCCGCGCTGACGGCCCGCGAGTCGGCCCCGTTCGTGACGGGGGCGGGCGTCGAGGGCGTCGCAGCGGTCGAGCCCGCGACCTCCTACAACGTCGTCCGCGCCCAGCGGCGCTTCCGCGACGGCGCCACCACGGTCGGCGCGATCGGGACGGGCGTCCACCGGATGCAGCTCGACACGCCGTCCCTCGCCGACCGCTTGCCGGGCGACGCCGTCGCCGGCGGGGTCGACGTCAACCACCGCTTCGGCCAGGGCACCTACCAGGCCTTCGCCGCCGCCTTCGGCAGCTCCGTCAGCGGCTCGGCCGCGTCCATCGCCCGACTGCAGCGCGCCTCGGCCCGCTACTACCAGCGTCCCGACGCCGACCACCTCGCGTACGACCCCGAGCGCACCCGCCTCTCCGGCGTCAGCGCGCTGGCGGGCGTCTCGAAGATCCGGGGCGCGTTCACCTACAGCGGCCTCGTGCTCGGGACGTCGCCGGGCTTCGAGCTCAACGACATCGGCTACCTCCGCCAGGCCGACCAGATCGCCCAGGAGGCGTCGGTCGCCTACACCCTGACGCAGCCGAGCCCGGCGGTCCGCTACCTCCGCCTCGCGCTCTACCAGAGCGCAGGCTGGACGTGGGGCGGCGAGCAGACGCTGCTCCGCCTCGCGCCCTCGGTCTCGACCACCTTCTCCTCGCTGTGGAGCGCGGCCATCAGCGGCGACTTCCGCACCGGCGCCCTCGACGTGGCCGCGCTGCGCGGCGGCCCGGCCCTCCGCACAGACCCTTCGGTGGGCGTCTCGGGCTCCGTGGCGACCGACCGCCGCCGCCCGCTCCGCCTCATCGCCGATGGTGCCGCTGACTGGCGCCTCGGGACGACCGGCCGGTCGCTCTCGGCCGGGTTGGAGGCCTCGTACCGCCCCGCCCCGAACGCGACCCTCTCACTCCGCCTGAGTGGCGCGCACGTGTCCCGCCCAGACCAGTACGTGACCACCCGGAGCCGGGCGAGCGCTCTCGACTACGTCGTCGGCCAGTTGGACCAGTCCTCGGTTTCGGTCACGCTCCGCGGCGACATCGCCCTCACGCCCGACCTGACGGTGCAGCTCTACGCGCAGCCGTTCCTCGCTGCGGGCCGCTACGACCGATTCGCCCGGGTCGCCGACCCCGGCGCCCGGCGCCCCGAGGACCGCTACCGCGCCCTCGACGCCACCCTGGACACGGACGGCGCGGCCTACGCCGTCGACGCCGACGCGGATGGCACGGCCGACTACGCCATCGGACGCCCCGACTTTTCCGTCGCGGAGATGAACACCAATGCCGTCCTCCGCTGGCAGTACCGGCCCGGCTCGGCCCTCTTCCTGGTCTGGAGCCGCGGGCAGTCGCAGTTCGACCCCTCGGGCACCCTCGACCCCCTCAACGGCTTCCCGGACCTGTTCCTGGCCGAGCCTCGCGACACCGTCCTCCTCAAACTCAGCTACTGGTTCGGCGGCTGA
- a CDS encoding class III lanthipeptide, translating to MSNILDLQRLAIDTDEDAGWSTVSVNCNNTKAEEIGQ from the coding sequence ATGAGCAACATTCTCGACCTCCAGCGCCTCGCCATCGACACCGACGAAGACGCCGGCTGGAGCACCGTCAGCGTCAACTGCAACAACACCAAGGCCGAGGAGATCGGTCAGTAG
- a CDS encoding class III lanthipeptide, whose protein sequence is MSNILDLQRLAIDTDEDAGWSTVSVNCNNTKAEAEVGR, encoded by the coding sequence ATGAGCAACATTCTCGACCTCCAGCGCCTCGCCATCGACACCGACGAAGACGCCGGCTGGAGCACTGTCAGCGTCAACTGCAACAACACCAAGGCTGAGGCCGAGGTGGGCCGGTAA
- a CDS encoding class III lanthipeptide, whose protein sequence is MSNILDLQRLAIDTDEDAGWSTVSVNCNNTKAEAEVGR, encoded by the coding sequence ATGAGCAACATTCTCGACCTCCAGCGCCTCGCCATCGACACCGACGAAGACGCCGGCTGGAGCACCGTCAGCGTCAACTGCAACAACACCAAGGCCGAGGCTGAGGTGGGACGCTAA
- a CDS encoding lanthionine synthetase C family protein: MPVASAPPSPLTRATPDPVPALPDAVGRTVDFVLATADPDRTDRLWPADARVYDTNPLNLVYGAAGIALFLDEVTGRVPDAARSWMLDRVREVSLPPGLYTGAAGVAHVLARLGEGAEAERLLARAAPAAAVLDDPSLFQGLAGWGWANVVHHTRTGHGDALQRAVDAAERLIDRAERSDDGWSWPSPDGPEGPVPTPLGLGLGASGPALFFLALARATDAVRYGEAARNALDFELAHATSVDGALRWGSDVEYAGSRPYWFGGTAGVGQVLVHAARELDEPAYLDAARRAADGTRALLTPTHGRMWGLSGIGEFLLDLAHATGEAVYRERACAAADGVLCYRVERPEGLAFPSRHLRRLSNDLSTGAAGCGLFLHRVATDTPRDLLDLP; the protein is encoded by the coding sequence ATGCCCGTCGCCTCCGCCCCTCCCAGCCCCCTCACCCGCGCCACGCCCGACCCGGTCCCCGCGTTGCCCGACGCCGTCGGCCGCACGGTCGACTTCGTGCTCGCCACCGCCGACCCGGACCGTACGGACCGCCTGTGGCCCGCCGACGCGCGGGTCTACGACACGAACCCGCTCAACCTCGTCTACGGCGCGGCAGGCATCGCCCTGTTTCTCGACGAGGTGACCGGGCGCGTTCCGGACGCCGCTCGGAGCTGGATGCTCGACCGCGTCCGCGAGGTGTCGCTGCCGCCGGGCCTCTACACGGGCGCGGCGGGCGTCGCCCATGTCCTCGCCCGCCTCGGGGAGGGCGCCGAGGCGGAGCGCCTGCTCGCCCGAGCCGCCCCCGCCGCCGCGGTCCTCGACGACCCGAGCCTCTTCCAGGGGCTCGCGGGCTGGGGCTGGGCGAACGTGGTGCACCACACTCGCACTGGACACGGCGACGCCCTCCAGCGCGCCGTTGACGCCGCGGAGCGCCTGATCGACCGCGCCGAGCGGTCGGACGACGGCTGGAGCTGGCCCTCGCCCGACGGCCCCGAGGGGCCGGTCCCGACGCCGCTGGGGCTGGGCCTCGGCGCCAGCGGCCCGGCGCTGTTCTTCCTCGCCCTCGCCCGCGCCACCGACGCCGTCCGCTACGGCGAGGCGGCGCGCAACGCGCTCGACTTCGAGCTGGCCCACGCCACGTCGGTCGACGGCGCGCTGCGGTGGGGCAGCGACGTCGAGTACGCCGGGTCGCGCCCGTACTGGTTCGGCGGGACCGCAGGCGTGGGGCAGGTCCTCGTCCACGCTGCCCGGGAGTTGGACGAGCCAGCCTACCTCGACGCCGCCCGCCGCGCGGCGGACGGGACCCGCGCGCTTCTGACGCCCACGCACGGGCGCATGTGGGGGCTCTCCGGCATCGGCGAGTTCCTGCTCGACCTGGCCCACGCGACGGGCGAGGCGGTCTACCGGGAGCGCGCCTGCGCTGCGGCCGACGGCGTGCTCTGCTACCGCGTGGAGCGGCCCGAGGGGCTCGCCTTCCCGAGCCGCCACCTCCGCCGCCTCTCCAACGACCTCTCCACCGGCGCCGCCGGGTGCGGGCTGTTCCTGCACCGCGTCGCCACCGACACCCCCCGCGACCTCCTCGACCTCCCGTGA
- a CDS encoding ABC transporter ATP-binding protein, which yields MSPTPPSLSTRDLARWAARHLAPHKGLLAVVLTVEALAAATAGIVDPLLMAGIVESLTDGATGLFVRLIVAAVVVSTVLRGLTYVSSVVHRKLTNALTADLVGNAFESFSERAPAKVAAHEPGYHLSRIFDEPRRVAETVRVATSIVRSALLAVGALGLCLYLAWEVALGLAVVVPVLVALSRRYGGRVAAETVRGDEEEATLRSHVGRSVRGHVATQTFGLGAVVKRYVGGALDRLLATRYRRTREASRLRSASALFLSYAENLVLVGAGIQVLRGALTVGGLFGFTKAFWHVVGATRKLVDLLPEVATAKGQVERYLAYTTDAASEAPSPFHEADTPVTLLRDVSFGHGADALFEHLDLAVRPGERVLISGPNGSGKSTLARLLVGALAPTAGHAIVPPLASISSVLLPFGFPPGTVREYLQLDERSGVEQARILRLASRLGLDPFLDRDPDGLSQGEKRRVQVLLALTKRAALYVFDEPLSNVDARGRDLLMDTILEETEGAALLVILHGGDRYHAAFERHLAIDGGAVRETATYAGEADRPAAWGGGTRARRVRTPSESA from the coding sequence GTGAGCCCGACTCCCCCCTCGCTGTCCACCCGCGACCTCGCCCGCTGGGCGGCGCGCCACCTGGCCCCGCACAAGGGCCTCCTCGCCGTCGTGCTGACGGTCGAGGCGCTGGCGGCGGCCACGGCGGGCATCGTGGACCCCCTCCTGATGGCGGGGATCGTGGAGAGCCTGACCGACGGCGCGACGGGCCTGTTCGTGCGCCTGATCGTGGCCGCGGTCGTGGTCTCGACCGTGCTGCGCGGGCTGACCTACGTCTCGTCGGTGGTCCACCGGAAGCTGACGAACGCGCTCACGGCCGACCTTGTGGGAAATGCGTTCGAGTCGTTCTCGGAGCGGGCCCCGGCGAAGGTCGCGGCCCACGAGCCCGGCTACCACCTCTCGCGCATCTTCGACGAGCCGCGCCGCGTGGCCGAGACGGTCCGCGTGGCGACGTCGATCGTGCGGAGCGCGCTGCTGGCGGTCGGCGCGCTGGGGCTGTGCCTGTACCTCGCGTGGGAGGTCGCGCTGGGCCTGGCCGTGGTGGTGCCGGTGCTCGTCGCGCTGTCGCGTCGGTACGGGGGCCGCGTGGCGGCCGAGACCGTCCGGGGCGATGAGGAGGAGGCGACGCTCCGGTCCCACGTGGGCCGTTCGGTGCGCGGCCACGTGGCCACGCAGACGTTCGGGCTGGGGGCGGTGGTGAAGCGCTACGTGGGCGGCGCGCTCGACCGGCTCCTGGCGACGCGCTACCGGCGGACGCGCGAGGCCTCGCGGCTGCGGTCGGCGAGCGCCCTCTTCCTGTCCTACGCCGAGAACCTCGTGCTCGTCGGCGCGGGCATCCAGGTGCTGCGCGGCGCCCTGACGGTGGGCGGCCTGTTCGGCTTCACGAAGGCGTTCTGGCACGTCGTCGGGGCGACGCGCAAGCTGGTGGACCTGCTGCCCGAGGTGGCGACGGCGAAGGGGCAGGTGGAGCGCTACCTCGCGTACACGACCGACGCAGCGAGCGAGGCGCCGAGCCCCTTCCACGAGGCCGACACGCCGGTCACGCTGCTCCGCGACGTCTCGTTCGGACACGGCGCCGATGCCCTGTTCGAGCACCTCGACCTCGCCGTCCGCCCCGGCGAGCGGGTGCTGATCTCCGGCCCGAACGGGTCGGGCAAGTCGACGCTGGCGCGGCTGCTGGTCGGCGCGCTCGCCCCGACGGCGGGCCACGCGATCGTGCCGCCGCTGGCGTCGATCAGCTCGGTGCTGCTGCCGTTCGGTTTCCCGCCGGGCACGGTCCGCGAGTACCTCCAGCTGGACGAGCGGTCCGGCGTCGAGCAGGCACGCATCCTGCGCCTCGCGTCGCGGCTCGGGCTGGACCCTTTCCTGGACCGCGACCCGGATGGGCTCTCCCAGGGCGAGAAGCGACGCGTCCAGGTGCTGCTGGCCCTCACGAAGCGCGCGGCCCTCTACGTGTTCGACGAGCCCCTCTCCAACGTAGACGCCCGCGGCCGCGACCTGCTGATGGACACGATCCTGGAGGAGACCGAGGGCGCGGCGCTGCTGGTGATCCTGCACGGCGGCGACCGCTACCACGCGGCGTTCGAGCGCCACCTCGCCATCGACGGCGGAGCCGTCCGCGAGACGGCGACGTATGCGGGCGAGGCCGACCGCCCGGCGGCGTGGGGCGGCGGCACCCGGGCCCGGCGCGTGCGGACGCCCTCGGAGTCCGCCTGA
- the pnuC gene encoding nicotinamide riboside transporter PnuC, whose protein sequence is MEPLEVAGNVFTLASVTLARRNSVHTWWTGLVAVSLYGVMFFGVKLYADVVLQVFFFGTCVVGWRQWLHGGAGGGELPISDLTDRQRWIAGAAVLGAALFFGTMFGQFTDAALPYADSYILGGSVVAQLLMMRRKRDHWWIWITVDGVAIGVYALKGLYLTSAVYGVLLVLCVQGVVEWRRLYAAQGIAPADAVR, encoded by the coding sequence ATGGAGCCTCTCGAAGTCGCCGGCAACGTGTTCACGCTGGCGTCGGTAACCCTCGCCCGCCGCAACAGCGTCCACACGTGGTGGACGGGGCTCGTGGCGGTCTCGCTCTACGGCGTCATGTTCTTCGGCGTCAAGCTCTACGCCGACGTGGTGCTGCAGGTGTTCTTCTTCGGGACGTGCGTCGTCGGGTGGCGGCAGTGGCTCCACGGTGGCGCGGGCGGCGGGGAGCTGCCGATCTCGGACCTCACGGACCGCCAGCGGTGGATCGCCGGGGCGGCGGTGCTCGGCGCGGCGCTCTTCTTCGGGACGATGTTCGGGCAGTTCACGGACGCGGCGCTGCCCTACGCCGACTCGTACATCCTCGGCGGCAGCGTCGTCGCGCAACTGCTGATGATGCGCCGCAAGCGGGACCACTGGTGGATCTGGATCACGGTCGACGGGGTCGCCATCGGGGTGTACGCGCTGAAGGGGTTGTACCTGACCTCGGCGGTGTACGGCGTGCTGCTGGTGCTGTGCGTGCAGGGCGTCGTGGAGTGGCGGCGGCTCTACGCGGCGCAGGGCATCGCCCCGGCAGATGCGGTACGCTAG
- a CDS encoding AAA family ATPase, giving the protein MRYASGLVVGSFAPLHPGHQLVIETARAACDRVTVMTWANPDIATMPTSVRAGWVRRLYPDVEVLAFEAAECPPDDAPDAVQRAFTASRLPHPVDAVFTSEAYGEALAAHLGAVHVSVDPARERVPLSGTQIRADLPGHMEHLDPVVRAHFVERVVFLGAESTGKSTLAQAVAEALDEPYVEEVGRTLWVAADGDLPLADYVTICREHVALEDAAAERARRFVFVDTNAITTQQYAFFFFGTCPPEVQAYADRCRERYTHVFVCAADIPFDQDGTRVHPQVQQYMDGAIRNDLTIRGIPYTVVGGTLAERVAAVRAALGA; this is encoded by the coding sequence ATGCGGTACGCTAGCGGCCTCGTCGTCGGCTCGTTCGCGCCGCTGCACCCGGGGCACCAGCTCGTGATCGAGACGGCGCGGGCGGCGTGCGACCGGGTGACGGTGATGACGTGGGCGAACCCCGACATCGCGACCATGCCCACCTCGGTGCGCGCGGGGTGGGTGCGGCGGCTCTACCCGGACGTGGAGGTGCTCGCGTTCGAGGCGGCCGAGTGCCCGCCGGACGACGCGCCGGACGCGGTGCAGCGGGCCTTCACAGCGTCCCGCCTTCCGCATCCCGTCGACGCGGTGTTCACGAGCGAGGCCTACGGCGAGGCGCTGGCGGCGCACCTCGGCGCCGTGCACGTTTCCGTCGACCCGGCCCGGGAGCGGGTGCCGTTGTCGGGGACGCAGATCCGGGCCGATCTTCCGGGCCACATGGAGCACCTCGATCCCGTCGTCCGCGCCCACTTCGTCGAGCGGGTCGTCTTCCTCGGCGCCGAGTCGACAGGCAAGAGCACGCTGGCGCAGGCGGTGGCCGAGGCGCTGGACGAGCCGTACGTCGAAGAAGTCGGGCGGACGCTCTGGGTGGCGGCCGACGGCGACCTGCCGCTGGCGGACTACGTCACGATCTGCCGCGAGCACGTGGCCCTGGAGGACGCGGCGGCGGAGCGGGCGCGGCGGTTCGTGTTCGTGGACACGAACGCCATCACGACCCAGCAGTACGCGTTCTTCTTCTTCGGCACGTGTCCCCCGGAGGTCCAGGCGTATGCCGACCGGTGCCGGGAGCGCTACACGCACGTGTTCGTCTGCGCGGCGGACATCCCGTTCGACCAGGACGGGACGCGGGTGCATCCGCAGGTGCAGCAGTACATGGACGGGGCGATCCGCAACGACCTGACGATCCGCGGGATTCCGTACACCGTGGTGGGCGGGACGCTGGCGGAGCGGGTGGCCGCGGTGCGGGCGGCCCTAGGGGCGTGA
- a CDS encoding class I SAM-dependent methyltransferase, translated as MTDDELRAAFDQQAARYDAQWEAMAPIRAGLYLLVTGSFADLPDDARVLCVGAGTGAEVTHLAHRFPGWHVTAVEPSGPMLDVCRQRAEREGVASRCVFHEGYLDSLPASEPYHAATCFLVSQFILDRADRAAFFHGIAERLRPDGLLASADLASGANPADFDALLHAWLVLMAGPEVSPERMENARAAYARDVAVLPPAEVASIIVSGGFEPPVQVFQAGLLHAWCAKRAR; from the coding sequence ATGACCGACGACGAACTCCGGGCCGCTTTCGACCAGCAGGCGGCGCGCTACGACGCACAGTGGGAGGCGATGGCGCCGATTCGCGCCGGGCTCTACCTCCTCGTGACGGGGTCCTTCGCGGACCTGCCCGACGACGCTCGCGTGCTCTGTGTCGGCGCGGGGACGGGGGCGGAAGTGACGCATCTGGCCCACCGGTTTCCTGGCTGGCACGTGACGGCGGTCGAGCCCTCGGGGCCGATGCTCGACGTGTGCCGCCAGCGGGCGGAGCGCGAAGGCGTCGCCTCCCGATGCGTCTTCCACGAGGGCTACCTGGACTCGCTGCCCGCGAGCGAGCCGTACCACGCGGCCACGTGCTTCCTGGTGTCCCAGTTCATTCTCGACCGGGCGGACCGGGCGGCGTTCTTCCACGGGATCGCGGAGCGCCTGCGGCCGGACGGCCTGCTGGCGAGCGCGGACCTGGCATCAGGGGCAAACCCAGCGGATTTCGACGCCTTGCTCCATGCCTGGCTGGTGCTGATGGCTGGACCGGAGGTGTCGCCGGAGCGGATGGAGAACGCGCGGGCGGCATACGCACGCGACGTGGCGGTCCTGCCTCCGGCAGAGGTGGCGTCCATCATCGTGTCCGGCGGGTTCGAGCCTCCTGTTCAGGTCTTCCAGGCCGGGCTTCTCCACGCGTGGTGCGCGAAGCGGGCGCGATAG
- a CDS encoding MBL fold metallo-hydrolase, with amino-acid sequence MTLTFWGAAQTVTGSLHFLELDDAGPGGRPTRLFLDCGLFQGRRSESRARNQDWPCEPSTVDAVLLSHAHIDHAGLLPKLYRDGFRGTVYATHATVDLCGLMLRDSAYIQEKDAEFFNRKIRDKGEPEVEPLYDMADAEGVMGLFHGVPYDRTFQVPGGIDVVYRDAGHILGSASMTLDLPGGKRLGFTGDLGNPGRPILRDPTPMPPVDWLICESTYGGKTHEPADLTKDRLAAIVTETAARGGRVVIPAFAVGRTQEIVHTLDQLWNADRLPAIPVFVDSPLAVNATAVFQTHPECYDADLLAYLMTDPSPFGFERLEYVREAKRSKELNGLRVPFVVISASGMCEAGRILHHLRNTIEDDKNTVLIVGYQAEHTLGRRIVERRDTVKIFGRPHTLRARVEVMNTFSAHADEPGLVHFVGSLDRDRLKTVFLVHGDPDRQALLIDAFAEAGLAADVEAPARGDGVTL; translated from the coding sequence ATGACTCTCACCTTCTGGGGCGCTGCCCAGACCGTCACCGGCTCTCTCCACTTCCTGGAACTGGACGACGCCGGGCCGGGTGGCCGGCCGACGCGTCTCTTCCTCGACTGCGGCCTCTTCCAGGGCCGCCGCTCCGAGTCGCGCGCGCGCAACCAGGACTGGCCCTGCGAGCCGTCCACCGTCGACGCCGTCCTGCTGTCGCACGCCCACATCGACCACGCGGGCCTGCTGCCCAAGCTCTACCGCGACGGCTTCCGGGGGACCGTCTATGCGACCCACGCGACCGTCGACCTGTGCGGGCTGATGCTGCGTGACAGCGCCTACATCCAGGAGAAGGACGCCGAGTTCTTCAACCGCAAGATCCGCGACAAAGGGGAGCCCGAGGTCGAGCCGCTCTACGACATGGCCGACGCCGAGGGCGTAATGGGCCTGTTCCACGGCGTCCCGTACGACCGCACGTTCCAGGTGCCCGGCGGCATCGACGTGGTCTACCGCGACGCGGGCCACATCCTGGGCTCGGCGTCGATGACGCTGGACCTGCCCGGCGGCAAGCGCCTCGGCTTCACCGGCGACCTCGGCAACCCCGGCCGCCCCATCCTGCGCGACCCGACCCCGATGCCGCCGGTCGACTGGCTGATCTGCGAGAGCACGTACGGCGGCAAGACGCACGAGCCGGCCGACCTGACCAAGGACCGCCTCGCGGCCATCGTCACGGAGACCGCCGCCCGGGGCGGGCGCGTCGTCATCCCCGCCTTCGCCGTCGGGCGGACCCAGGAGATCGTTCACACCCTCGACCAGCTGTGGAACGCGGACCGCCTGCCCGCCATCCCGGTCTTCGTCGACAGCCCGCTGGCGGTCAACGCGACGGCGGTCTTTCAGACGCACCCCGAGTGCTACGACGCCGACCTGCTGGCGTACCTGATGACCGACCCGAGCCCGTTCGGCTTCGAGCGGCTGGAGTACGTCCGCGAGGCGAAGCGGTCGAAGGAGTTGAACGGGCTGCGCGTGCCGTTCGTGGTGATCTCGGCGAGCGGGATGTGCGAGGCGGGGCGCATCCTCCACCACCTGCGCAACACCATCGAGGACGACAAGAACACCGTGCTGATTGTCGGCTACCAGGCCGAGCACACGCTGGGGCGGCGCATCGTGGAGCGGCGTGACACGGTCAAGATCTTCGGCCGCCCGCACACGCTCCGCGCCCGCGTCGAGGTCATGAACACGTTCTCGGCCCACGCCGACGAGCCTGGCCTCGTGCACTTCGTCGGCTCCCTCGACCGGGACCGGTTGAAGACCGTCTTTCTCGTCCACGGTGACCCGGACCGCCAAGCCCTCCTCATCGACGCCTTCGCCGAGGCGGGCCTCGCGGCCGACGTGGAGGCGCCCGCGCGCGGCGACGGCGTCACGCTGTAG